The genomic stretch GGCGATGCTGGAGGCCGCGGGCTTCGCGGGCCTGCCGCGCGGTGCCCCATCGAACATGACCTGCTCCATCGCCTGGCGCCGTCACGGCGCGTCGCACCAGGTGATGTGGGGCATCGGCCAGGCGCCGGCGGCGCTGCGCCCGGCGCTGGCCGAGATCGAGGCCGCCGGGCGCTGAAGCCTGCGGCCGCTTCCGGTCGCCCGGGCGCAGGGTAGCGTCCCCGGCCCGCCATGCCAGCGGGCATCGTCACACGGCCGGGACCGATGCTACCGCCCGACGCTGGCGTCGTAGATTTCCCGCACCGCCTTCTTCATCCCCTCGCGGATGAAGAATTCGCGCACCATCCCGCCGCCGACCGCGCGCGCCGTCGCCCCCGCCGCGGCGCTCACACCACGGGAGAAATACGCCGCATAGATGCCGTCCACGACCAGGCCCTTGGCGAACTCCACGTACATCTGCGCCGCTTCCTGCGCGAAGCTGGCGTCACGCATCACGATCTCGGGCATGTAGCGCGCGGCCATCGCGACCTCGGTCACCGCCTTGCCCTCGACGCTGATGGGCGAGATCTTGGAGACCGCCCATTCGCCCCAGCTCACCTCGCCATCCTTGTTGCCGTCGCGGTCGTCGAAGAAGGCGGTGACGATGGCGGCGTCATCGCCGATGAAGCCGATGGCGCCGATCGCACGCCCGTCGATGCCCGGCACGGTGACCCATTCGATGGTCTTCATGATGCGCGTTCCTTGTCCGCGAGTTGGTCGGCACCCATTGCCGCGGACGGCGCGTCGACGCGCTGATGCAGTTCAGGGCACGGCGTCGGACGCGGCAGGGCCGTCAGCCGCGGCCCGGCCATTCCAGCCCGTGGGTCGCCGTCGGGTCATCGATCGGCCTGAAACCGCAGCCCTCCCAGAACCGCGCCGCCGCGGCCGGCGCGCGCAGCCGCACCATGGCTGCGCCGGCGCCGCGCGCATGGTCCAGCGCGGCAGCCACCAGCGCGCGCCCGATCCCCCGGCCCCGCGCCGGCGGCCGCACGTAGAATCGCCGCATCCGCAGCGCCGGCGCCCAGGGATCACGCGTGACGCCGCCGATGCCCAGCAGCACGCCCGCTCCATCGCGCGCGGCGAACAGCGCTTCCTCCGGCATCGCGAAGCGCTGCGTCCCCGCCACCCATTCGCGCGCCAGCACGCCGAGCATGCCGAACCCCTCGGCCGCCGCAGCACCCGCGAGATCGTCGAGATCGGCCGGCAGGGCGCGGATGCGCGCGACCAGGGTCACCCGGTCCGCCGGTTATCACCCGGCCGCAACCGCAGCCCGGGCCGCAGATTGGTGAAGGGCAGCCCCGCCGGATCCGCCACGACCGGCCCCGGCGCCGTCACCACGATCACCTCCGACGCGATCGGCTGGAAATCCGCACGGAAATGCACCGAGGACTTCACCGCCACGATGCGTTGGTCCTTGGGTTCCACGCCGATGTGCCGGAACAGCGCCTGGTCATGCGCCTGCATCTTGCGCGTGACGATGATGGCCCGCACGCCCGGCGCCACCCGCACCAGCGCGCAGGGGCCGAGATTCGCCGGGTTCCCCGCGCCCATCGGCCCGGTCAGCGTGAAGCGTCCATCGCTCAGGCGTTCCACCACCGCGGTCACGCGCAGCGGCACGCCGTCGCTCTTGCCGCCGAGGTCGAGCGTGATGGTCGCGCCCTCCCCCGCCGCATGGCAGGCCGCGGCGGCCTCGGCGTCGTTCATCGGCGCCAGCACCGCGCCCTGCGCGTCCTGGCGGATCAGCTCCGCCAGCAGGCCCGTGGTGTCGCCATGCCCGCCGCCACCGGGGTTGTCCTGCGTGTCCGCCAGGATCACCGGTCCCTTGCCGGTGCCGGCCATGGCGCGCGCCACGCCCTCGGCCGCAGGCAGCACGCCGAGGGCGAATTCAGTCTCCTTCGACGCGACGAAGGCCGCCAGCGCATCGGCCGCCTGTGCCGCCTGGTCGGCCGTATCGGCGAAGGAGGCGATGGCCATGCCGCAGCCGGGGAAATCCGCGTAGGGAAAGCCGAAGCAGAAGCCCAGTTCCCACACACCTGGCGCCGCGCCGAGCCGCGCGCGTTCCGCCATCACATCCGCCATCGGCGAGACCATGGTGCATTGGCCCGGCAGCGGGGTCCAATAGTCGATCTCGCGGAAGACCTTCGCCGGGCGAACCCCCTCGCGGATCATCCGCAGCAGCAGCCGCGCGGCCTGCGCACCGGCCGGCTTCATGTCGACATGCGGATAGGTGCGAAACGGCACCAGCACATCCGCGTGCTGAACCATCGCCGCCGTCTTGTTGGCATGCGGGTCGAGGCTGGCGGCGATCGGCACGTCGGGGCCGACCACAGCGCGCACGCGCCGCAGCACCTCACCCTCGGCATCGTCGAAGCCGACCGCGACCATGGCGCCATGCAGGTCGAGGTAGACGCCATCGAGCGGCCCGTCCTCCAGCGCATCCGACAACGCGGCGACGAGAAGCGCTGCGATGCGTTCGAAGGCCTCGGCAGTGACCGGGCCCGCGGGGTTGGCGAAGCACCAGGCGAGCGGGGCGATGTCCACGCCGTCCTGCTCGGCCACCATGATGGCGCCGGCGGCGGGGCAGGAGGTCGGGCGCAGCGCGTCCAGCAGCGTGTCGCGCTTCTGCAGCGGCGGGAAGCCGCCGGGCTTGATGAAATCTCCCCATCCGGTGGGCAGGGGCGCGAAGGAATGGCTCTCGTGCAGGAAGCCGCCGATGGCGATGCGGGTCATGGATGCTCCTTCGGATGGGACCTTGGCGCGCAAGGCGGAGAGATCACAGGCGCGGGGTTCGATCCCCATCGTCGCGCGATCCGCCGTCGCCGTCATGGGTGCGCGATGCGCACGCGCCGTCAGCCTTTCGCGACGCCGGCGGTCGCGAGCACGGCATCCGCCAGCACGCGCATTCCCGCCTCGGCCCATTCCGGCGTGATGCTCTCGGCCTCGTTGTGGCTCAAGCCGCCGTGGCAGGGGCAGAAGATCATGGTGGTCGGCACCTGGCGCGCGACATAGACCGCGTCGTGGCCGATGCCGGTCGGCATGTCCATGTGCCGATAGCCCAGGCGCGCAGCAGCATCGCGCACGCGGCCAACCAGCGCCGGGTCGAAGGGCGTCATGGGCGAATACCAGAAATCGGCGACCTCGATCCGCACGCCGCGCGCCGCGGCAATGCCGGTGGCGCGTGCACGGATCTCCTCGGCCATCTGCGCCAGCAGCGCCGGGTCGTGGTGGCGCGTGTCGATGCTGAACCACACGCGCGACGGCGCGATGTTGCGGCTGTCGGGATAGACCGTCAGCCGCCCGACCGTCGCCCGCCCCGGATCGCCGGCGGGCGTGATGGAGGCCAGCGCAATCTCCTCGATCGCCGCGATCAGCGGGGCCGCCGCCATCAGCGCATCGCGCCGCCCGGCCATGGGGGAACCGCCATGCGCCTCCTCGCCCTCGATGGTCACCTCCAGCCAGTTCTGCGCCAGCGCATGGGTGACGACGCCGATCTCACACCCGGCATCCTCGAGGAGCTTCCCCTGTTCGATATGCAGTTCGACATACGCGCCGACATCGCGCAGCGCGGCGGGATCGGTCGCTCCCTGCCAGCCGATGCGCGCGAGTTCGGCCCCGAAGACCGCGCCCTCGCTGTCCTGCTTCGCCAGCACCTCGGCCTCGGTGAAGATGCCCATCGCCGCGCCACTGCCCATCATGGGGGGCGAGAAGCGGGCACCTTCCTCGTTGGTCCAGTTGATGAGCATGAGCGGCGCCTCGGTCTCAATGCCGGCCTCGTGCACCGCCCGCAGGATCTCCAGCCCCGCCAGAACGCCGAGCACCCCGTCGAACTTCCCACCCGTAGGCTGGGTGTCGAGGTGGCTGCCGAAGGCCACCGGCTTGCGGGACGGATCGCGCCCGGGCCGCGTCAGCGCCATGTTGCCCACGCGGTCCACGCACAGCGTCGCGCCCGTCGCTTCGGCCCAGCGTTGCAGCAGATGCCGCCCTTCGGAATCGAGGTCTGTCAGCGTCTGCCGGTTGCTCCCGCCCTTCGCGGTGCCGCCGATCCGCGCCATCTCCATCAGGCTGTCCCACAGCCGCTTGCCCGAGAGCGGAACATTGGTCGTCATGCAAGGCCTCCGGCCGCTTCGATCACCGCCGCGCCCATCGCCGCCAGGCCGGCTGCGCACCATGCGCGGGAGATGCTCTCGGACGGGTGGTGACTGACCCCGCCATGGCAGGGAATGAACATCAGCGCCGAGGGCACGACGATGCCGACATGCAGCGCATCCTGCGGGATCGGGCCGGGCATGTCGCGATGCTTCAACTGCGCGCCCTGCGCGCCGCGCCGCAGCGCGTCGAGCAGCGGGGCCGCGAAGGGCACGCGGGGATAGCCGCCGACACGGATGATCTGCACCTCCACGCCACGCCGGGTCGCGAGGTCGGCCATGGCAGCACGGAACGCAGCCTCCATGCGGGCATTCCCATCGGCGTCCGGGTGGCGGATATTCGCCGCAAGCCGCACCATCGCGGGGATGTTCCCGCGCGCATCCGGTGCGAGCGTGATGCGCGTAGCCGTCGCCATGCCGCCGGTCTCGATGGCGATGCGTTCCAGCGCCAGCACCAGCTCCGAGGCCGCCGCCAGCGCATCGCGCCGCCCGGCCATCGGGTAGCCGACATGACCGTCGGTGCCGGTGACGACGACGTCCCACTGCTCGACGCCGATGCAGTGGGTGACGATGCCGATCGGAATGCCCTCGCGCTCCAGGATCGGCCCCTGTTCGATATGTGCCTCGAAATACGCAGCGAAGTCACGCGCCCTGGCGGGGTCGGCATCGCCCGCCCAGCCGATCGCGGCGAGCGCGTCGGCGTAGGTGATCGACGCATCGAAATTGTCCGGCGCGGCGAGGACCTTCGCTTCGTCCAGCACGCCCATCGCACCGCCGCTCGCCGACATGGCCGGGCTGAAGCGCGAGCCTTCCTCGTTGGTCCAGTTCACCACGGTGATCGGCGCGCGCGTGCGCCGGCCGGCCTGGTGCAGCGCGCGAAGGATCTCAAGGCCGAGCAGCACACCATACGGACCATCGTACTTCCCGCCGGTCGGCACGCTGTCGAGGTGACTGCCCACCGCGACCGGGGCCGCCTTCGCATCGGTGCCGGCGTAGGTGCAGTACATGCTGCCCAGCCGATCCACCGTCACGGTGCAGCCCGCCGCCTGCGCCCAGTCGCGCAGCAGCGCGCGGGCCTGCCCATCCTCGGGCGAGAGCGCGAGACGCTTCACCCCGCCCTGCGGCGTGGCGCCGATGCGTGCCATCTCCTCGAGGCTGTTCCAGAGGCGGTCGGGATCGAAGGCGATGCTCATGCCGCCGCCTCCACGCCGCACCACTCGGCCATTGTCAACGCGATGGTGCGGGTGATGTCGTGCATGGAGTCCAACCCGACGCTCTCGTCGATGCCATGGATCTCCTGCGCATCGGGGCCGAAGCAGGCCACCGGCGTGTCCTGGTACAGCGCGAAGAAGCGCCCATCGGTCAGCCCCGTCGCGGGGTAGTCACGCAGGAAGCCACCGGAGACGTCGGCAAAATGCCGCTTCGCCATGGTCACGATCGGCGCGTTCATGTCGAAGACGCAGGGGTCGGCCATGAAGCCCTTGAATTCCAGCGCGACCGTCGCGCCCTTCAGCGCGGGATCCTGCGCGGCCTCGGCGACGATGCGTTCGATGTCGGCCTTCGTCTGCGCAGCGGTGTAGCCCATCATCACGCCGACCCGCATGCCGATGCGCGCGCGCGTGGGGACGCTGCTGTTCCACTCGCCTCCTTGAATCGTTCCAAAATTCACGTTCACCGGATGGTTCACGCCGCGGAAGGATGGGTGGATGCGCTCGGCGCGGTTCATCTCGGCCTGGTAATCCTCGAAGCGCGCCGCGATGGCATTCGCCGCCTTGATCGCATTCAGCCCCGCCTGCATGTCGCGCACATGGGCCGGGCGGCCGCTCACGGTCACCCAGGCCCAGACCACGCCGACCTCCGCCGAATACATGGCGGGCAAACCGGGTCCGGGTTCGGGGATGATGACCGCATCGGTGCGCGGCAGCGCCAGCATGGCGGCGAGCGCGCCATTGCCGGTGCATTCCTCCTCGATCACCGATTGCATCTGCACCTCGGCGGCGGGTTGCAGGCCGGCCAGGCGCAGCGCCTTGAAGGCCGCGACGTAACTCACGATGCCCGCCTTCATGTCGCCGGC from Roseomonas fluvialis encodes the following:
- a CDS encoding GNAT family N-acetyltransferase, which translates into the protein MTLVARIRALPADLDDLAGAAAAEGFGMLGVLAREWVAGTQRFAMPEEALFAARDGAGVLLGIGGVTRDPWAPALRMRRFYVRPPARGRGIGRALVAAALDHARGAGAAMVRLRAPAAAARFWEGCGFRPIDDPTATHGLEWPGRG
- a CDS encoding M81 family metallopeptidase, with the protein product MTRIAIGGFLHESHSFAPLPTGWGDFIKPGGFPPLQKRDTLLDALRPTSCPAAGAIMVAEQDGVDIAPLAWCFANPAGPVTAEAFERIAALLVAALSDALEDGPLDGVYLDLHGAMVAVGFDDAEGEVLRRVRAVVGPDVPIAASLDPHANKTAAMVQHADVLVPFRTYPHVDMKPAGAQAARLLLRMIREGVRPAKVFREIDYWTPLPGQCTMVSPMADVMAERARLGAAPGVWELGFCFGFPYADFPGCGMAIASFADTADQAAQAADALAAFVASKETEFALGVLPAAEGVARAMAGTGKGPVILADTQDNPGGGGHGDTTGLLAELIRQDAQGAVLAPMNDAEAAAACHAAGEGATITLDLGGKSDGVPLRVTAVVERLSDGRFTLTGPMGAGNPANLGPCALVRVAPGVRAIIVTRKMQAHDQALFRHIGVEPKDQRIVAVKSSVHFRADFQPIASEVIVVTAPGPVVADPAGLPFTNLRPGLRLRPGDNRRTG
- a CDS encoding Zn-dependent hydrolase, whose amino-acid sequence is MTTNVPLSGKRLWDSLMEMARIGGTAKGGSNRQTLTDLDSEGRHLLQRWAEATGATLCVDRVGNMALTRPGRDPSRKPVAFGSHLDTQPTGGKFDGVLGVLAGLEILRAVHEAGIETEAPLMLINWTNEEGARFSPPMMGSGAAMGIFTEAEVLAKQDSEGAVFGAELARIGWQGATDPAALRDVGAYVELHIEQGKLLEDAGCEIGVVTHALAQNWLEVTIEGEEAHGGSPMAGRRDALMAAAPLIAAIEEIALASITPAGDPGRATVGRLTVYPDSRNIAPSRVWFSIDTRHHDPALLAQMAEEIRARATGIAAARGVRIEVADFWYSPMTPFDPALVGRVRDAAARLGYRHMDMPTGIGHDAVYVARQVPTTMIFCPCHGGLSHNEAESITPEWAEAGMRVLADAVLATAGVAKG
- a CDS encoding Zn-dependent hydrolase, whose protein sequence is MSIAFDPDRLWNSLEEMARIGATPQGGVKRLALSPEDGQARALLRDWAQAAGCTVTVDRLGSMYCTYAGTDAKAAPVAVGSHLDSVPTGGKYDGPYGVLLGLEILRALHQAGRRTRAPITVVNWTNEEGSRFSPAMSASGGAMGVLDEAKVLAAPDNFDASITYADALAAIGWAGDADPARARDFAAYFEAHIEQGPILEREGIPIGIVTHCIGVEQWDVVVTGTDGHVGYPMAGRRDALAAASELVLALERIAIETGGMATATRITLAPDARGNIPAMVRLAANIRHPDADGNARMEAAFRAAMADLATRRGVEVQIIRVGGYPRVPFAAPLLDALRRGAQGAQLKHRDMPGPIPQDALHVGIVVPSALMFIPCHGGVSHHPSESISRAWCAAGLAAMGAAVIEAAGGLA
- a CDS encoding ArgE/DapE family deacylase; its protein translation is MTEPLDRGARRAILEAVDALRDDAVRMLERLVRCPSTLGNEQSALNEMARIYEGIGLVPRRVPTDPAVLAAHPGFSPPLVGYEGRDNVVAVFTPRERRGRSLALQGHVDVVPEGAADMWLTPPYEPAIRDGRMYGRGAGDMKAGIVSYVAAFKALRLAGLQPAAEVQMQSVIEEECTGNGALAAMLALPRTDAVIIPEPGPGLPAMYSAEVGVVWAWVTVSGRPAHVRDMQAGLNAIKAANAIAARFEDYQAEMNRAERIHPSFRGVNHPVNVNFGTIQGGEWNSSVPTRARIGMRVGVMMGYTAAQTKADIERIVAEAAQDPALKGATVALEFKGFMADPCVFDMNAPIVTMAKRHFADVSGGFLRDYPATGLTDGRFFALYQDTPVACFGPDAQEIHGIDESVGLDSMHDITRTIALTMAEWCGVEAAA